One genomic region from Salvia hispanica cultivar TCC Black 2014 chromosome 2, UniMelb_Shisp_WGS_1.0, whole genome shotgun sequence encodes:
- the LOC125204100 gene encoding protein NRT1/ PTR FAMILY 3.1, which yields MEMTKQISQRKQGGMITMPFIFANEICEKLAVVGFGTNMLSYLTSELHLPLTQAANTLTNFGGTSAMTPLLGAFIADSFAGRFWTITLASIIYQIGMISLTVSAVVPKLRPPPCKDGQVCQEASSGQLAVLYVSLLLTALGSGGIRPCVVSFGADQFDENEPEQKTSTWKFFNWYYFCMGVSILVANTVIVYIQDNIGWGWGLGIPTVAMFLSVVAFVAGYPLYRKLDPAGSPFTRLMQVAVAAFRKRHVPVSERTMLYENRELDAPISIGGKLLHTQSMKFLDKAAVATEEDNLKAPNAWRLSTVHRVEELKSLIRMGPIWGAGILLITASAQQNTFSLQQAKSMDRHITKSFQIPAASMSVFTQLSMLSTIVFYDRLFVPATRRLTGLDRGVSFLTRMAVGFLISLLATFAAGFIEIRRKQAAAGAGLMDSPQEVIPISALWLMPQYCLHGIAEAFMSIGHLEFFYDQAPESMRSTATALFWLSISAGSYTSTLLVTVVHRVSDWLPDRNLNRGKLEYFYWLITLLQLLNLLYYLICAKYYTLKPVKLGDDDAARADEDCFELTGRV from the exons ATGGAAATGACGAAGCAAATTTCCCAAAGGAAACAAGGTGGCATGATCACTATGCCCTTCATCTTTG CAAATGAAATATGTGAGAAACTGGCGGTGGTCGGATTTGGTACAAACATGTTAAGCTACTTAACAAGCGAGTTGCATCTCCCACTGACTCAGGCGGCCAACACCCTCACCAACTTTGGTGGCACCTCCGCCATGACACCGCTCCTCGGCGCTTTTATCGCCGACTCTTTCGCCGGAAGATTCTGGACCATCACACTCGCTTCAATCATATACCAAATC GGGATGATAAGCTTAACAGTGTCAGCAGTTGTGCCGAAGCTAAGGCCACCCCCTTGCAAAGATGGCCAAGTCTGCCAAGAAGCAAGCTCCGGGCAGCTGGCCGTGCTCTACGTGTCGCTCCTGCTGACTGCGCTGGGGTCCGGCGGGATACGGCCTTGCGTGGTGTCGTTCGGGGCCGACCAGTTCGACGAGAACGAGCCGGAGCAGAAGACGAGCACGTGGAAGTTCTTCAACTGGTACTACTTCTGCATGGGTGTATCCATCCTCGTGGCCAACACCGTCATCGTCTACATCCAAGATAACATCGGCTGGGGCTGGGGCCTCGGAATCCCCACCGTTGCCATGTTTCTCTCTGTTGTGGCGTTTGTTGCCGGATACCCTTTGTACCGAAAACTCGACCCCGCCGGCAGCCCCTTCACGCGCCTAATGCAAGTCGCGGTCGCTGCCTTCCGAAAGAGGCACGTGCCTGTTTCAGAACGCACGATGTTGTACGAGAATAGGGAGCTAGATGCTCCTATCTCAATTGGTGGGAAGCTACTCCATACTCAAAGCATGAA GTTCTTGGACAAGGCGGCCGTGGCAACTGAGGAAGACAACCTGAAAGCGCCGAACGCATGGCGGCTGAGCACGGTCCACCGCGTGGAGGAGCTGAAATCGCTGATCCGGATGGGGCCAATATGGGGCGCGGGAATCCTCCTAATCACAGCGTCGGCCCAGCAAAACACCTTCTCCCTCCAGCAGGCCAAGTCCATGGACCGCCACATCACCAAATCCTTCCAAATCCCGGCCGCATCAATGAGCGTCTTCACCCAGCTCTCCATGCTCTCCACCATCGTCTTCTACGACCGCCTCTTCGTCCCGGCCACGCGCCGCCTGACCGGCCTCGACCGCGGCGTGTCCTTCCTGACCCGCATGGCCGTCGGCTTCCTCATCTCCCTCCTGGCCACGTTCGCCGCCGGATTCATCGAGATCCGCCGCAAGCAGGCCGCCGCCGGCGCCGGACTGATGGACAGCCCCCAGGAGGTGATCCCGATCTCGGCGCTGTGGCTGATGCCGCAGTACTGCCTCCACGGGATCGCGGAGGCGTTCATGTCGATCGGGCATCTGGAGTTCTTCTACGACCAGGCGCCGGAGAGCATGAGGAGCACCGCGACGGCGCTGTTCTGGCTGTCGATCTCGGCCGGGAGCTACACGAGCACGCTGCTGGTGACGGTGGTGCACAGGGTGAGCGATTGGCTGCCGGATAGGAATCTGAATAGGGGGAAATTGGAGTATTTCTATTGGCTGATCACGTTGTTGCAGCTGCTTAACTTGCTTTATTACTTGATTTGCGCCAAATATTACACGCTTAAGCCAGTGAAGCTTGGCGATGATGATGCCGCCAGGGCTGACGAAGATTGCTTTGAGCTGACGGGGCGTGTTTAG
- the LOC125207112 gene encoding ubiquitin receptor RAD23d-like — translation MKIFVKTLKGSHFEIEVKAEDRVEDVKKVIESNQGENVYPASQQMIIYQGKVLKDGTTLEENKVAESSFVVVMLSKTKVSPGEGSTTSSAPSIKAPQTSAAPTSTPVSNTPQPPSEVAAAPVAASAPASAASEVAAVYGEAASNLVAGSNLDGTIQQILDMGGGTWDRDTVVRALRAAFNNPERAVEYLYSGIPESAEAPPTSASVPSGQAVNVPSQPQAAQPAAVPSTGPNANPLDLFPQGFPSMGANAGGANTLDFLRNSPQFQALRAMVQANPQILQPMLQELGKQNPQLVRLIQEHQADFLRLINEPAAEGGEGVDNILGQLAGSMPQAISVTPEEREAIERLEAMGFDRELVLEVFFACNKNEELAANYLLDHIHEFEE, via the exons ATGAAGATTTTCGTGAAGACGCTCAAGGGCTCTCATTTTGAAATCGAAGTGAAAGCGGAAGACAGG GTTGAAGATGTGAAAAAGGTCATAGAAAGTAATCAAGGGGAAAATGTCTATCCTGCTTCTCAACAAATGATCATTTATCAGGGGAAGGTTCTAAAAGATGGCACAACACtcgaagaaaataaagttgctGAAAGTagttttgttgttgttatgcTTTCCAAG ACCAAAGTATCTCCAGGCGAAGGGTCAACAACATCGAGTGCACCTTCCATAAAG GCACCACAAACTAGTGCAGCGCCAACCTCAACCCCAGTATCCAATACTCCTCAGCCCCCTTCAGAAGT AGCTGCTGCGCCTGTGGCCGCTTCTGCTCCTGCTTCAGCTGCCAGTGAAGT tGCAGCTGTGTATGGTGAAGCTGCATCTAATCTAGTTGCTGGTAGCAACCTTGACGGAACAATCCAGCAGATTCTTGATATGGGTGGGGGAACTTGGGACAGAGATACAGTTGTTCGAGCCCTCCGTGCTGCTTTCAACAATCCAGAAAGAGCAGTTGAATATTTATACTCT GGGATCCCTGAATCAGCAGAAGCTCCTCCTACATCCGCCAGTGTTCCAAGTGGGCAGGCTGTTAATGTTCCTTCTCAACCTCAAGCAGCTCAACCAGCAGCTGTACCTTCAACTGGCCCCAATGCTAATCCACTGGATCTTTTTCCACAG GGGTTTCCAAGTATGGGTGCAAATGCTGGTGGTGCGAATACACTAGATTTTCTACGTAACAGTCCCCAG TTTCAAGCCTTAAGAGCGATGGTTCAGGCCAACCCTCAGATCTTGCAG CCCATGCTTCAGGAACTAGGAAAGCAAAATCCCCAGTTAGTAAGATTGATTCAAGAACACCAAGCTGATTTTCTCCGTCTTATCAATGAGCCAGCAGCTGAAGGCGGGGAAGG TGTTGACAACATACTGGGTCAGCTTGCAGGATCAATGCCACAGGCTATATCAGTTACTCCTGAGGAACGTGAAGCTATAGAAAGG CTTGAAGCTATGGGATTTGATCGAGAACTTGTCCTGGAGGTGTTCTTTGCGTGCAACAAGAACGAGGAGTTGGCTGCCAATTACCTCTTGGATCACATTCATGAGTTTGAAGAGTAA
- the LOC125204105 gene encoding uncharacterized protein LOC125204105 codes for MEALNEKKRGRGESEEAELEIYSPEVKRLRENLLDGFDDEVEFCAAAQDLDLFMKSFEEEIIASPGEAVELVDLTSDSGDSRPDLGYLLGASDDELGLPPTASSSSSLEVTELVRVESDSSELGSEFWEMPGYDSFEFGLGEPESNYGSGNGEYVAIDGLFDYSDLGFGSGDFGWTPETLPAQ; via the coding sequence ATGGAGGCCTTGAATGAGAAGAAGAGGGGCAGAGGTGAATCGGAGGAGGCGGAGCTGGAGATTTACTCGCCGGAGGTGAAGCGGCTCCGGGAGAATCTCCTGGATGGATTTGACGACGAGGTCGAGTTCTGCGCCGCAGCTCAGGATCTCGACTTGTTCATGAAGAGCTTCGAGGAGGAAATCATCGCTTCTCCTGGGGAAGCTGTCGAATTGGTCGATCTCACGTCGGATTCCGGCGATTCGCGGCCGGATCTAGGGTATTTGTTGGGGGCTTCTGATGATGAGCTCGGGCTTCCGCCGACAgcgtcttcttcctcttctttggAAGTGACTGAGTTGGTCCGTGTTGAGTCTGACTCGTCTGAACTCGGGAGCGAGTTCTGGGAGATGCCGGGTTATGACTCGTTCGAGTTCGGACTCGGGGAGCCGGAGTCGAACTATGGGAGCGGCAACGGTGAATACGTGGCGATAGACGGGTTGTTTGATTACTCGGATTTGGGTTTCGGGTCGGGTGATTTTGGATGGACACCCGAAACACTGCCAGCCCAATAG